The window CTGGCGGGCCACTAAAAGGTCCAGGTGGTCCCGGCTGGCCACCAAAAGGTCCAGGCGGACCACCAGGAGGTCCAGCATAAGGTGGAGCTGGGCCTGGTAGAGATGGAGGTGGAGCAGGCGCAACGGGTGGTGGAGGAGCCGGAGCAGGAGGTCCAGGAGGTGCATCACCTGGGCCGCCAGGAGGCCCTGGTGGAGGTGGACCGCCGAAGCAGTCTTGGATCAACCAGCAACAGCATAACACATATAGACTGCCAAAAATTTGCGggtaaaagttaaaaaaaaatgaaaaaaaaacagtaaGGGGGTTTTCTTTTGGTCTAGACAATAAACAGTAAGTTCAAGGAAGAAGTTTAATACGACTATGTCTATCTTATCATTCAAAGAGGAATTATacatttttatctcttttcttgtcaaaatttccattttttgtTTAGCTAGAATTGAGGCAAAAGTTTGTTTCTGTCAAGTCATGCTAATGCCTGCATACTGAAAAGAAAGAGTGatctataaagaaaaatgccAAATTCTTCTTCGTTAGAAAGAAAGCTTTAAACAGTTTAGAAAATATTACTAACCAAGAAGATACCCCACTGCACAAGCCATTGAAGAAGCCCACAATCAACCCCCCCGGCGCAGGCCAGGGAGCTCCAGGACCGCCCGGTCCTGGAGGACCAGGTCCTCCAGGTCCTGGCCCAGGCCCTCCAGGTCCAGGTGGTCTCATTTTGCCCTACGACTGCACTCGAGCAACAATGCAGCCAGTACCAGTAGAAAACTGGCAGGAGCTCGAATTCTCAGTGTCAATGGCAGTCCCCTGAAATGGTGTTAGAGTAGCTTGAATACAATCTCGAGAAATCCCCAGTAGGAGCTTGGAAACCGGTTCTTGGATTTTCTTTGACACTTTAGTATATTATATATAGATGGCGTTGAATTTTGTCCTAACTTTTTTCACCGTTCATTCTTATTGTACGGTTAGCATCGGATAGATAGCATATAGTGGTTCTACCAAGGTTCTGAACTAACAGTCAAACCTAGCGACTGCTGTTCTTCAACCTACCCTTCAGGCCAAATCTTCCAACTTGGTTTTTTGGTTTGTCGCAGGAGACAGAAGTAGAGAACGAAAGTCGAAAGCGATGAGACACAGAAAATGCAAGGGACAGAGGGAAGCTTCTGATTTGCCCAACATTGTTAGGAAGTTAGATGAGGCGTGCTACTGAGAATTTGATGGGAGTAACGCTAGCTTTGTCACATTTTGGTGGTTGCTGGTTGATGGCTTACAAGACATTATGTTCAGCTCCACTAATTCATATTCAATCTAACTCTGTTACATGTCAACTAAACGCTACAAATACTTGCATTTCAATGAAACTGATGAGTTCTTGGGAATTCAGTTTGGTCTTCTGGGTTCCATGTTTTAACATGTTATGGAAAGCAAAAACAAGGTACAAATCTAAGATGGAGTTAATGTGCAAATGGCCTTTGAAACTAATTGAAACCATGTTCAATAGCACGGGATCGGTGTTCTGCAAGTAGAATTGAGAATATTAGGAGATCCTCATCTCCTGTTACTGGATAGGACAACCTAACCACATCCAATTGTAATTCTTTAAGTCAGAGTTCTACAGTACCACACATTCTTTACGAGCAAGTTAAATCCGAAAATGGCATTTAAAGTGCAAATAGGAACAGCACAAGCTGCGATCAGACAATAATAAAAGTTCTTGGGCATTCTTTGTACGACTGAAAACATCAATATATATTACCAACCCACGCAGTTAGTTATTTAAAACTAGGAGCATTTAGGTGGCATTCAATCGACTAAGACATTAATACCAGTTCCAATCCTAAATAGAGAGCTGGAGCATACCATGTAGggagtgaaatttttaccTGGGAAGGCCTTGAGAAATACTTACAAAGCTTAAAAGCACAAGATCAAGAATTGTAGAACAGattttttagtattatttttacCAACCTAATTGGAGTTTTCCAACACAACGGAAGAAATAATGACAGATATACAACATTAGAGAAGCTTCTCACCATACAAAAAAATAGAACAAGGGATAGGAAAAATGAATACAAGATGTTTTACCTCTGATGCAATTTCTGGCTTTCCCGGTTGAGAGCTAAGAAAAACTGTGTATTATCAGCAACGTTTGCGGCCTCATGAATAGTCTCACAAAATCCAGAAGTTATTTTATGCCTTCTCTTATATTCGAGCAGAATTCTTGTCTTTCTTAGATGACTTCAAATGTGCATGCCCATCACCTGACATGTGCTTCCTTCTTCTCGGAGCACCTACAGCAGCAGGATCCACCAATGGGCCAGACCATGTCTGGATTGGTGCTTTGGAATATGAGAAATTTGTAGTACTAAATGGAACATCAGATGGATCAAAACCAGGATCTATGGGATGTGAAGAACCCAGAGGATAACCAAGAGCTCCATCTTGGTGAGGAGGTGGAAATTTCTCACTTTTGCTTTTGGCATTTGCATGTGTTATTAAACGCCGCCTCTGTTTAGCAAAAAGTTCCAGTAATCAACCCACAGTTGCAGCACTAGCTCAAGGTGTAAAATCATAAACCAAGGACCACCGCAAGTGATAATAGAATCAACAACAAGGCACAACATCATTTGATATTGATTCTAGAAAACAAGGCAAGTGATATTGTGTGTGTGCgtgcgtgtgtgtgtgtgtgtgtgtgtgtgtgtgtgtgagagagagagagagagagagaggaaccACAAATAAGCTCACTCAGATCAGCAGCTAGCTTTCGAAATgacttaacaaaaaaaaaactaaaaagattGTCTATTGACGGAAAAAGTTTGCTCAGCCAATATATCTTGTCAGATTAAATGAAAAGTATAAGATTTAGAGGGAAAATAGTGCATCTATGACATACATCAAGGTTGGCTTGAAGCTCAGCATTTGCTTCTGGAGCAGGAAATGCCCGCACAGCTCGATCACGTGGACGAGCTTTCTTCACCCCATCTGcatttcttccagcagctcgCAATCTACAATCATGGAgctcatttcaattcaattaAGAAGAGAAGGGAAAGAAACTGCTATCAGATTCATGCTCTATTGTAAACAAAACACATATACAAATGTCTTATTGTCAACATCTGATGTAGTTTATCTTCTACTTTATTTTCCTGATATGGAAATAGTCATTACTTGACGAACATATGCAGTGTAAAAAAGATTTCTGAGTAATGcaatttagaaacaaaaacaatgtCAAATTGGCTAGACTGTCAATCAGAACTTAGAAATATTAAATATCACATACCTTCTAGCTTCTTCATCTCGTAGTTTAGCATCCATCTCCTTGCTGGGAGGATATTTTGGAAGGGAGGAAGGATCACAAGCATAAGGCTTGGTCATGAAGAACTGCACAACAAACGAATGGTCATGATGACATATTCAACTGAATACCGAAAATGTATAAGCTCCATgcatatcaaaattcaaaccataaaaaaTTGAGCCTCATACATGACAGAAAAGGTTTGGGCTAATCACTAGTTATCCTAGGAAAGGAAACCAACTGACTAAAAACTCAAGCATTCTTGATGAAAAGAGTGAAAGATGAAAATTGgtctaaaaataactttagCCATGGAATGTACATTGACAGATGAgtcaatataaaatttatctgATATAATGAATCACCAGAAAAGTTTTAAATTCTGCTGTCTAAGGCTACAAGAATAAGAACAAACTAGTTACACAGAAACTTTAAAAGAATCAAGAACTAAGGAGATGAGTGAGGAGACATGTGAGAAAATAAAAGCTCACTTCACTGTTTAATGCAGCTGTAGCTGTCAGACGCTCAACTGGATCAATTGCAAGAAGAGTCTCAATCAGTGGCAATGAGGATGGTGGAAAGTCTTTAAAAGTCTCTTCTATACATCGTTTATATGATTGTTGGGGCTTGAATATGGTTGCATGAGGCAACTTTGACTTCTTCCAATATTCTTCAGACGGAGAGCCACATAGTTTAAATATCTTGTGTAATTGCTCCACCTAAGTAACATTATATACAAATGTTAGCAGATACAACTGGTAGCATGCCCAAGCATTTATACTCTAGTCAGTCACTAAACAGTGAGAAAAGCTGCAAATAGATTGATTCCATTATCTTTCCTGAACAGCAGATCTACTGTATAACATAAAGTGCATTGTTGACACCACTCGCATTTCACATCAAATATACAAGATCATCATAAACAAAGATTCTTATGTGGCAAGTGTAATTGGAAAAAGATCTCAATGCTTGCTAATGGCTTTCCATTTTTCAAACCGAGGAAAGTAAATCATACTAGTATTTCTTCATCAAGCCATTATGCTGTCGTTGCAAAAGCCAATGGAACTTTTTGAGATCTGTAATAACAAAACAGCCATTATGATGCCAATAGAGTCATTGGTATAATGGAAATGGAGGGCCAAATTATGAAGTCGAATTGCTTGGGCAACTCAAAATTATAAATGGGAGGCTTTAATTTTGATGGAACTATGACTGGGCAAAAATGAAGCTAGTTGTTGCTGAACAATCAACTCCAACAGAGGTCATGCAGACAACTGGGGGAAAAAAAAGTCCATAGAGGTAGGAGAATCAAATATCATAGAAAGCTAAGAAAGGATAATTCAAATATCAACGACACTTGATTAAGATAGGCAAATGCTGACTGAGGACTTCAAGACCATGAAGTTTATCTTGTGTAATGCAATTGCAGGATCGAGaaactcacaaaatataggTGAAAGGAAAGTAGGTTGGGGTAAAGTACAATTTATTGCTACTAAGCAAAATCTAAAACCAAACAATTTGATTATAGTGTATGCATCTGTAAATAAAAGCTccaaaattaccatttaagTTGCATTGTAATAAGCTTTTCACACTTGAAAAGAATTGCACAAAGAGAATACACgctaaaaaaattctaaaattcaagAAGTAAAGCTACCTCTGTGCGACCAGGCATGATGGGCCTTCCAGCCAATAACTCAGCTAGAATGCAACCAGCACTCCAGAGATCCACACCTACGCCATAATCAGTGGCACCAAGAAGGAGCTCTGGAGGTCGATACCAAAGTGTAACCACCCTACTAGTCATTGGCTGCTTGTAATTAGGATCGAAAAATGAAGCCAAACCAAAATCAGCTATCTTAAGCACACCACCATCGTCAATAAGAAGATTTGAACCCTTAATATCACGATGCAATAAATGACGGTTGTGACAGTGTTCAAGCCCTGATAGTAATTGATGCATATAACACTTCACCTGTCCAAATCAACAGGAGTCAAACTCCATTCAAACAGACTTCAAAACCAACCTGAACAATAGCAAAGCAAAATAGTATACCTGAGACTCGGTGAACTTTATTGCTGGACTAGCAGCAAGTCCAGCCAAATCATGCTCCATATACTCAAATACAAGATACAAACTACACGACATCCTTGAAGTCGCCAACCCTTCTAATTTTACAACATTTGGATGATCCAAACGGCGTAAAATCATAATCTCCCTAGCCATGAACTTAACACTTTCCGGCTCCAAATTATCGAACCGCACCTTCTTTAATGCAACAATTTTCCCAGTTAAAGTATCCCTAGCTTTGTACACATTACTGTACGTCCCTTGACcaatctaaacaattaaattgaCAAAAGCGATATGCATAAgtaaatacataaaaaaagattggtaaTAAATGAGTAAATAAATGAGGTTGTGAGAAGTTTAGATACCTTATCCAGCTTCTCAAAAGTATCCGCACGGCGGGGAGTCCAGCCGCTGATGGCTTCACTAGCGACGTTTGAAAGCCAAGATGGCCAACCGGCGGCGACTTGTTCGCCATGGACGTGTTTCGGAGGGTTGCTCAGGCGTGGATTCGGCCGTGAAGACCGCCTTTTCGCTCTTGCCTTAGCTGCAGCTGCTGATTCTTCCTCCGCCTTCGCTTCCTCCACCTTCCGGTTGCTACTTCCATTTCTAACAACCTCTTCTTCCTTCTCCGCTTTTCTAGTAACAACCTCCTCCGATATTCTTGCAACCCTGCCAacttcctctttctttctcgCTTCCCTCCCTACCGGTCTCCCGGATGCCTCTCTCCCAAACACACACCCCATAGCTTAATCATACCTTCTTCTCCTTTCCCTCACATTCCCACATTTTCTCACACTTTCTCTGCATCCAAACACCAAACCCTAAAGGAATGCAGATTTATGACCAAGATTAATTAGGAAGAATGTTTGTCCTGTAAAATGTATGTGACctaaccttttttctttctctttttctttttttttcctgaaagacaaaaggaaaaggaaagactAATGATTTGGAAAGAATGTTAAGGCTCAAGAGTCCCACAAATTGTGGCACAGTCAAACAATTTCAGCTACAAAAAGCTGAAAACAGTAAAATTCAactatctttttttctttcttttttctctttttgattttgaagaatttcaagagatttaagatttttttccttttttttttgtttaattaaagatTTTGGTTCTGTTTCTACTTTccattgtttcttttttttttctttttctttttttcttgctcTGGTCTTTGTGTCTTTGACTCTCTTtcagaaagagagaaaatttttatcttttaaaaaggTCTTGATTCGGTGCGGATGATTCGGTGTTGTGCAGAAAGGGAACCAATGAGAATATGCCGCGTATATAGGACACGATGGTGAATCCATCATTCGGTTTATGACGTGGGAGAAGATGGTTGGGTGAGAGGGTGGCCGAAGATGTTGTGGGTTCCACGTGACAATGGTATCTCTGATTTTGGTCCTGATTCAGGTGGAGTTCTTCGCCCAATGCTTAACTGGGATCAAAGCAATTGGCCAATAGAGGTATACCACGTGGATTACAAAGAAAATCTTTGTCCTAAAAAGAGTGTATTCCATTTTTTTCACTCTCTTTTTTGTTACCTCGCCCGTAATTGGATTTCACGTGGAAATAACGGATCCAACGAATACAATTGacaatttaaagtaaaaacattatactattacaattttttaaaaatatttttttaaattttcacaaatattataatgtagatatttaattttttaactatatacaattaaaaaatcatgaaaaattaatttgaaatgtaaaaaaataaaggtatTAAATGtctacaaatataaaaaaacattttgaaacatctaaaaataaataaataaataaagagacAATGATAATACATAAAGATGTTATTTTATAACTTTCTTCTCAAATCATAACGCAATATTTGATGTTATAATTATATAGTAACGTCTTTAAGAagtattgaaatttttttgaaagattgaaCATTAAGATTCAGAATTCAaacattttcaataattaaattttcatgagaaaagaaaaaaaaaaggagttgTTGAAGTAATTATTGACTAGTAATCTAAATACATTGTCTACTGAATCAACACAAGATGAACATAATAAtcgaaatttaattttgtttttacgttTTTGTGTGATTTTAATTAACATACATGCatgcaaaatgaaaaaaaaaatatataaataataaaaaaatagacatACGTTAAGTACGTATATATTAGTACATACTATCGTTAATTGGTAAGTATTTACATTAATATGTTTTCTCTTGTGTAAATTTACCGAGATTCGGGGAAATTAGTGGAATTGTTgggtttttataattttgagatttgagccaactttatttaatttaagaaaaaaaattcactcAACATGTGCATTTTctaaaatcatgaaaaatagCTAAGCTACGTAAATGAGAAGAAATCTCGGTCCCTGATACTTGCATATTTCAAGACATAGGAGAGCAAATATTCAAGCAAACCTTCACTATAATTAAAGAGACCGATATAAAAATGCACCTAATTTTGCCAACAACATTATGTTGTCTCTATGATTTActataaagttttaaaaatagctTGCAATTTACTAGGCGCTTTGCTCGAaatacgtatatatatatatatatatattaatttaaaagaaaagtttcataaaaatatattaataatataaattttgacaATGTACTTTAGGAAGAGGATTGGTTTAGTTGGTTAAGTGTTATACCTTACCATCAAGTTGTTTAGGAGACAAGTGGAATTTGGATAACAAGAACATACATGTAGGAACAAGTTCGTTAAGGTTAGGTGAGCGTATGTTTGAATGTTTGCATAGCAACTTTTCCTcattcatgtttaatttactTTGAAGTAGGTACAAcgagaagaaaacaaatacCAACTAAGAGATCATTCCTTTGccttaactttattttttatttgaatattattaattGGATAAATTCCACTTATACcctcaatttcaaaaattttcatacattgtaccttttgtttttcaattagTCTTTTATGGATAAGTTGTGTTACTAAAATGagttatataattaatttagaaaaaattatcaaaatactCTTGATTTAAAACTTAGTctatttaatcatatttaagagtattttgataaatttattaaaaaaactaaCGATGTAACCCTTTTCAAGAATGAAATTTATCGACAACTaattaatttgagaaaaaaaaaacacatagtATGACATGGGAACAATGATAGAGGGAAAGGTTTCtgtttttaaaagttttaaaatttcataatatatatacttttataattttatctttataataaattttttgtttggtgAAATGCTCCATAACGATTAACCAACAACTaattatgataaatttaaaaattaaaataaaatttattgtaataaaattatttcgCAAGTCTCACTATCTCAAAATCCCACAATCGATACGTATTTTGTTCatctcaaaaaataaaatcttgatTTTGTCACCACATGGGAATAATTAGAATCATGAAAGGTAAAAATAGTATTTATCCTTAATGTGGACTTTGCTTGAAAAGAAAACCCAAACTAAAAAACTTTGAATTCTTCTTGTTTATAAAACTTCACTATATTATGTTatgtacttttattttctttcacatCTTTTGAAAATTCCAAAACCAAATCTTTCCCAAATATTAATTTCCGCATGAAGTTAACGAAATTATTATTGCAACTTAACATAAATAGGATTGTTTCTTCCAAACGACGACGTCCTTTTAGAAGTTGAAACCGGTAACCCTAACATAAGTTAGTTCTATGAAATGACAAAACAAAACCACCAATCAGAGGCTGATATAAAATCCCACCCAACCACAAATACACCACGTGTACTGAGCTTATTGGTTGTAACGAAGAACAAAATCCTCCGCCCGGGTATGTACTCGAAGTTAAGACAAAACAATCCACTTCGTGTCGTGCAAGAAAGGGAAGGGGCCAATCAATATTCATCAAAATCGACCGCAAGAGAGAGACTCCTTTTATCTCcttctaatttcttttttttttaattttttgagtaAATGGGAACCATTTCTTGCGTCAGCCATGGTCACTTCTCCAACTTCACGAGTTTCTCGAAGAACTCAATCTGTTCATCATCATCGGCGTCGCTACCCTTTTTCAAGAACCCAATTCGCATCTTCAAAAGCTTCACCTTTTCTTCATCAATGGCTGATTCTCTTCGTGTCTCAGCGTCTTCCACAATtggtctctctctctttgactattttctttttcttttttaaatttgctttgactttatttttttcattaatctgggatttttgttttgtttgagGAAGGTGAGAGAAGTGAGCCAGTGGAGGCAATGGCATCGTCTGGAATGGTGGGAGAGAATGATCTGCTAATTGTGGGACCCGGTGTTCTTGGTCGCTTAGTGGCTGAAAAATGGAGGGAGGTAAACTCACTGTTTGATTGATTACCTTAATTCAGTCAACGCTATTTTGCGTCTGATTTTCTTGACGAAATTCCAGCTTTAATTTCATTCAATGTAGTTTCAAGGGTTGAATTTCAAAGGGTTTTCTTGGATAACCATAAGGATATGCTAGATGGGTTTTAGCCTTTTGGGTGTTATTTAGAAGGAAGGcaattattatatatgttgTTGAAGCAGGAAAATCCCGGATGTCAAATTTATGGGCAATCTGTGACGACGGATCACCATCATGAGTTAATGACAATGGGTATTAATCCATTTTTGAAAGGGAATAAAACTGATCAGAAGTTTCCTTATGTGATTTTCTGTGCTCCTCCTTCAAAAACCCCAGATTACCCTGGTGATATTAGGTACTTCCAAGAACATTTTCGCTGCATGTACTGCGTCTctgttttttatatttgttacTAACTAGCCATATTGGTATTTTATGGCAGTAGTCACTGATTAGGAGCTGTGGGAAAAGCTTACCTTAATGAGGAATTTTAGATTTTCTGTTAATAGCAAAGCTTGAATTAGTTACTTTGTCTTACTTAACTGAAATTGTGCTATTGGTTTGGGATTTGAATGAGGCAGGATGGCTGCTTTAAGCTGGAATGGTGAAGGTTCTTTCTTATTCACATCGAGCTCTGCACCATTTGATTGCTATGACAATGGACCATGTGATGAGGTGTTACATTTAACTTAACACATTTTTCTGCTGGTAGCAgtttcatttttattcttctaatttttcatgtaaGGAAGTTTTCCCTATCTGAATAAGTATGGAAAATGCATCTTGACTTCTGAATTATAATGCCAGCTTACTTTCATGACTTGAGATGCATCACTATAGTGTTCTACCTTCTGTATTTGTCTAGTTTGGCTGTATGTTAACTTGAAAGGTTACAGATCTGATATTCTTTGCAGGACACATCAACTGTGCCAATTGGCAGAAGCCCTAGGACAGATGTCATCCTCAAGGCTGAAAAAGTGGTGTTGGACTTTGGTGGTTGTGTTGTTAGGTTGGCTGGACTTTATATATCCTTTTTTCCGACTTAAATTATGAAGAGATATGTATACATGCTTCATGGACTTGTGGATGTAATCAATGTTGCATTCATGATGACCTTAACTTTTCATACAAATTAGATAGAGGTGCACATTTCTATTGGTTACAGAAGGGGACTGTTGATTGCCGTCCAGATCACATCCTAAATCTTATACACTATGAGGTAAAAATTCACTTTTTATTACTTATATTTGCATTATATGAATGGCAGGTCTATTTTTCTGCATGTGCACATTCTCTCCAGATCTTTATTACAATATTATGAagcattgaaataaaaaactcATTCTTGTTTTATggtttttccaaatttttaattccttGTTGTTCATAGACAGACAGTTCTTTTTTTGAGATTTGCAGTGTCATTTAGGTACTTTGACTGGTGTTGATATCTATTTGTATACTTGGTAATAGGATGCAGCTTCCCTATCAGTCACTATTCTGAAGAAGAAACTTCGTGTTCAGATTTTCTTGGGTTGTGACAATCATCCTTTGTCCAGGTTGTCTTCTTTTATATTAGGACAGATGAcaacttgtttcaaaatattttttgcaacactatttactttaatttttgaGAATATCCCTAATAGCTTTCATAATGAACTATATTGATAGCAGCAACTCAATCAAAATTGTTAACTTTGCTGACTTTTTCTCGCTCTGTTACTTTCTCTACAGGCAGGAAGTAATGGACTTGGTTGAAAAAAGCGGGAAATTTAGCAAAAAGTTTGAGGCCTTTACAGGTGGTTTCTTATTTACACTTGGAAAAAGTATATCATTGATGACAGATCAACTATTACATTTCTCTTTATATGGCATAAAGGTTATTGATAGTTTTGGTCCTTCGGTGTGTAAAAACCTGCATTAACCGGCATATATTGTATATTGCAGGCACTAGTGATCCTTTGGGGAAGAAGTTGAACAACACAAAAACTCGTC is drawn from Theobroma cacao cultivar B97-61/B2 chromosome 4, Criollo_cocoa_genome_V2, whole genome shotgun sequence and contains these coding sequences:
- the LOC108661819 gene encoding basic proline-rich protein-like, yielding MRPPGPGGPGPGPGGPGPPGPGGPGAPWPAPGGLIVGFFNGLCSGVSSCLYVLCCCWLIQDCFGGPPPPGPPGGPGDAPPGPPAPAPPPPVAPAPPPSLPGPAPPYAGPPGGPPGPFGGQPGPPGPFSGPPGPPGGPPGPPGGPPGGPPGPPPP
- the LOC18603437 gene encoding uncharacterized protein LOC18603437, whose translation is MGTISCVSHGHFSNFTSFSKNSICSSSSASLPFFKNPIRIFKSFTFSSSMADSLRVSASSTIGERSEPVEAMASSGMVGENDLLIVGPGVLGRLVAEKWREENPGCQIYGQSVTTDHHHELMTMGINPFLKGNKTDQKFPYVIFCAPPSKTPDYPGDIRMAALSWNGEGSFLFTSSSAPFDCYDNGPCDEDTSTVPIGRSPRTDVILKAEKVVLDFGGCVVRLAGLYKLDRGAHFYWLQKGTVDCRPDHILNLIHYEDAASLSVTILKKKLRVQIFLGCDNHPLSRQEVMDLVEKSGKFSKKFEAFTGTSDPLGKKLNNTKTRQELGWEPKYPSFANFLGVSE
- the LOC18603436 gene encoding probable serine/threonine-protein kinase At1g54610, encoding MGCVFGREASGRPVGREARKKEEVGRVARISEEVVTRKAEKEEEVVRNGSSNRKVEEAKAEEESAAAAKARAKRRSSRPNPRLSNPPKHVHGEQVAAGWPSWLSNVASEAISGWTPRRADTFEKLDKIGQGTYSNVYKARDTLTGKIVALKKVRFDNLEPESVKFMAREIMILRRLDHPNVVKLEGLATSRMSCSLYLVFEYMEHDLAGLAASPAIKFTESQVKCYMHQLLSGLEHCHNRHLLHRDIKGSNLLIDDGGVLKIADFGLASFFDPNYKQPMTSRVVTLWYRPPELLLGATDYGVGVDLWSAGCILAELLAGRPIMPGRTEVEQLHKIFKLCGSPSEEYWKKSKLPHATIFKPQQSYKRCIEETFKDFPPSSLPLIETLLAIDPVERLTATAALNSEFFMTKPYACDPSSLPKYPPSKEMDAKLRDEEARRLRAAGRNADGVKKARPRDRAVRAFPAPEANAELQANLDRRRLITHANAKSKSEKFPPPHQDGALGYPLGSSHPIDPGFDPSDVPFSTTNFSYSKAPIQTWSGPLVDPAAVGAPRRRKHMSGDGHAHLKSSKKDKNSARI